In Arachis stenosperma cultivar V10309 chromosome 1, arast.V10309.gnm1.PFL2, whole genome shotgun sequence, one DNA window encodes the following:
- the LOC130936194 gene encoding protein TORMOZ EMBRYO DEFECTIVE, giving the protein MEPLKLKANYRCVPALQQFYAGGAYAVSSDASFIVCASADSINIVDSATSSIRSTLDGDSESVTALTLSPDDKLLFSSSHSRQIRVWDLSTLKCVRSWKGHDGPVMCMACHPSGGLLATGGADRKVLVWDVDGGYCTHYFKGHGGVVSCIMFHPDPEKQLLFSGSDDGGDHATLRVWDVSKTKKKNCIATLDNHRSAVTSLAVSEDGWTLLSAGRDKVVTLWDLHDYSCKKTVITNEAVEAVCVVGSGSPFAASLDLYGKNAKKRAVAQAFYFVTVGERGIVHIWGSEGAVCLFEQKVSDVTASTDEDGLRRGFISAVMLPSDQGLLCVTADQQFLFYSLESTVELLQLNLTKRLVGYNEEVVDMKFVGDDEKFLALATNLEQVRVYDLASMSCSYVLSGHTEIVVCLDTCVSSSGRSLIVTGSKDNSVRLWEAESKSCIGVGIGHMGAVGAVAFSKRKRDFFVSGSSDHTLKVWSMNGLSDDMTMAINLKAKAVVAAHDKDINSVAIAPNDSLVCSGSQDRTACIWRLPDLVSVVVLRGHKRGIWSVEFSPVDQCVVTASGDKTIRIWAISDGSCLKTFEGHTSSVLRALFVTRGTQIVSCGADGLVKLWTVKTNECVATYDNHEDKVWALAVGRKTEMLATGGSDAVVNLWYDSTAADKEEAFRKEEEGVLKGQELQNAISDADYTKAIQLAFELRRPHKLFELFAGICRKRGAEDHIDRALKGLGGEELRVLFNYVREWNTKPKRCYVSQFVLFRAFNIFPPTEIVQIKGIGELLEGLIAYSQRHFVRIDRLVRSTFLLDYILSGMSVIEPENQQTEFTAEIPLQSDNIIDKQHVVEEEDPQKNATVSKKRKKSSKSRHGSIKKVKDVAYKKVETIQLLA; this is encoded by the exons ATGGAACCCCTTAAACTGAAGGCTAACTACCGCTGCGTCCCTGCCCTTCAGCAGTTCTACGCCGGCGGTGCCTATGCCGTCTCCTCCGACGCGTCCTTCATCGTATGCGCCTCTGCCGATTCCATCAACATCGTTGACTCCGCCACCTCCTCCATCCGCTCCACCCTCGACGGCGACTCAGAGTCCGTCACTGCCCTCACACTCAGCCCCGACGACAAGCTCCTCTTCTCTTCCAGCCACAGCCGCCAAATCAGGGTTTGGGATCTCTCCACACTCAAATGCGTCCGCTCCTGGAAG GGTCATGATGGTCCTGTTATGTGCATGGCGTGTCACCCTTCTGGAGGGTTGCTCGCTACCGGTGGAGCTGATAGGAAGGTGCTTGTTTGGGATGTGGATGGTGGATACTGCACTCATTacttcaaaggtcatggtggaGTTGTTTCTTGTATTATGTTCCATCCTGATCCTGAAAAACAGCTT CTTTTTTCTGGCAGTGATGATGGTGGCGATCATGCAACTTTGAGAGTTTGGGATGTTTCcaagacaaagaaaaagaactGCATTGCAACACTAGATAATCATCGCTCAGCTGTGACTTCCTTGGCAGTATCTGAAGATGGATGGACATTGCTTAGTGCTGGAAGAGATAAG GTTGTAACATTGTGGGACCTTCATGATTATAGCTGCAAGAAGACTGTCATCACAAATGAGGCAGTTGAAGCTGTTTGCGTGGTTGGATCTGGGAGTCCGTTCGCTGCATCTCTGGACTTATATgggaaaaatgcaaaaaaacgAGCTGTTGCTCAAGCATTCTATTTTGTTACGGTTGGTGAAAGAGGCATTGTGCACATATGGGGTTCTGAAGG TGCAGTTTGCTTGTTTGAGCAAAAGGTTTCAGATGTTACAGCCAGTACAGATGAAGATGGCTTGCGAAGAGGTTTTATTTCTGCTGTTATGCTTCCCTCAGATCAAGGGCTGCTTTGTGTGACTGCAGATCAACAGTTTTTATTTTACTCTCTGGAGAGCACTGTAGAGTTGTTGCAATTAAATCTAACCAAAAGATTGGTAGGATATAATGAAGAGGTTGTGGATATGAAGTTTGTAGGGGATGATGAAAAGTTCCTTGCTCTTGCTACTAATCTTGAGCAG GTTCGGGTTTATGACCTTGCATCTATGTCATGTTCCTATGTCTTATCTGGTCATACTGAAATTGTTGTATGCCTTGACACCTGTGTATCAAGTTCTGGTAGATCACTGATTGTGACTGGAAGTAAAGACAACAGT GTTAGATTGTGGGAAGCAGAAAGTAAAAGCTGCATTGGAGTTGGCATAGGTCACATGGGAGCTGTTGGAGCTGTTgctttttcaaaaagaaaacgGGACTTCTTCGTTAGTGGTAGTAG TGATCATACTCTTAAAGTGTGGAGCATGAATGGTCTTTCAGATGATATGACAATGGCAATTAATTTAAAAGCAAAAGCTGTTGTTGCTGCACATGATAAAGACATCAATTCTGTAGCTATTGCTCCAAACGATAGTTTAGTATGTAGTGGTTCTCAG GATCGTACAGCTTGTATTTGGAGACTTCCGGATCTTGTATCTGTAGTTGTTCTTAGAGGGCATAAGAGGGGAATTTGGTCTGTCGAATTTTCTCCTGTTGATCAGTGTGTTGTAACAGCATCTGGGGATAAGACAATAAGGATATGGGCTATATCCGATGGCTCATGTCTGAAGACATTTGAAGGACACACTTCAAGTGTGTTACGAGCATTGTTTGTTACTCGAGGAACACAAATTGTGTCCTGCG GGGCTGATGGTTTGGTAAAGCTATGGACTGTAAAGACTAATGAATGTGTTGCGACTTATGATAATCATGAAGACAAG GTTTGGGCCTTGGCTGTAGGTAGGAAGACGGAAATGCTTGCAACTGGTGGCAGTGATGCTGTTGTCAATCTATGGTATGATTCCACTGCAGCAGACAAAGAAGAAGCTTTCCGCAAAGAG GAAGAGGGGGTTTTGAAAGGTCAAGAGCTACAGAATGCTATCTCTGATGCTGACTATACTAAAGCTATCCAACTTGCATTTGAGCTGCGAAGACCCCATAAGCTTTTTGAGTTATTTGCAGGCATTTGCAG GAAAAGAGGGGCTGAAGATCATATAGACAGAGCACTAAAGGGCTTGGGTGGTGAAGAGCTTCgtgtattatttaattatgttcGAGAATGGAATACAAAACCAAAGCGCTGTTATGTTTCACAGTTTGTGCTTTTCAGAGCTTTCAACATCTTTCCTCCAACAGAAATAGTTCAG ATTAAAGGGATTGGTGAacttcttgaaggtcttatcGCGTATAGCCAGAGGCACTTTGTCCGGATAGACAGACTTGTAAGAAGCACATTTTTGTTAGACTACATTCTATCAGGAATGTCAGTTATCGAACCAGAGAATCAACAAACAGAATTTACGGCAGAGATTCCTTTGCAGTCTGACAACATTATAGATAAACAGCACGTTGTTGAGGAGGAAGATCCTCAAAAAAATGCTACTGtttcaaagaaaaggaaaaaatcaagcaaatcaagacACGGTTCCATTAAGAAAGTGAAGGACGTAGCTTACAAGAAGGTTGAAACTATACAGTTACTGGCATAG